Part of the Lolium rigidum isolate FL_2022 chromosome 6, APGP_CSIRO_Lrig_0.1, whole genome shotgun sequence genome, GTGGCAACCACTCCCCAAGTTTCCGTGGGGAGGAGGACTAATGCCTCTATAAAAGGAGGGGCAGCTGCTCTATAGAAAAGGCGAGTCCTTTAGGGGCTAGTTTGGTTTGAGGCCTGAGGTTGGTGCCTCGGAGAAAACCGAGCCTGGCATGGGCCTGAGAAACTCAGAAAATTTGCCTGGCCAGGCTAGCATGGGGCTGATGTGTTTGGTACCTGACCTGAGCCTGGTAAgaaattattttttccatgaatgcataAAACATTGCTGGCCCACTCTTCCTTACGATGGCAAGCAAGATTAGTTTCCCAAGCAATCGTGGGGCCACCCATTCCGTGAGCCTGGCTCGGGCTAATGATGGTGCCTGGTGCTCTAGCCAGGCTAATAACCATCGGACATCTTCCAGGCCAGGCCGACAACTTATTAGCCAGGGTGCCAGCCAAACAATACTCAGGCAGCATACAGGGACGCTCCAGGCCAGGCGAGCTACGTCTAGGACGCAAACAAAACAGGCCCTAAATCTGGCGACAGCTTCTTCAAGCTCCAGACTTGTAATCCCTCTTTGTGCTTCACGAGACATTGCAGTACAATACAAGAGAAGGCAGGAGTTTTGCTCCTcgtgagggccccgaacctgggtaattcCGGTGTCCCTCTCTGCCATGTTTTGCTCGTCGCTTTGTTAGCGACGCCGTGGTTCTGTGGATCTGGATGCGTCGCACTTAGCCCCCTGTGATTCGATAACCTTAAGGGTGCTGCCAAGGTACCCGTGTTCCTCTCGAGACACGAAACCCTGAAACTCACAGCAGGCTGAACTGCAGGTGTTCGATGCCTCCACTAAGATGGTGGTTGGCAAAGGTGAGACAGCCCCTTTCTGGATGGACAGATGGCTCGATGGGAAGGCCATCAGGGAGATAGCCGAAGCTTTTCATGCTAATCCcaaaacgcgctcgaaagcgccaTACGGTGAGGAAGGCGCTGTTGGAGCGCCGATGGATTGCCGGTATCCAGGGCGTGCTTAGTTCGCTGGCCCTTCGGCAATACGTCCAGTTGTGGATCAGGTTGCGGGATATACAGCTCACAGCGACGCCTGACGCACTCCTTTGGAGATGGACAGCGGATGCACAGTATTCCTCCAGTTCTTGTTAGGAGTTCCTCTTCCAAGGAGCCATCTTATATCCAGACCGTGGAAGCTAAACTGGCATTGTTACCCCGCCCCCAACCCACAAGTAAAGTTCTTCATCTGGCTTGCCTGCCTTGACCGCTGCTGCAAGGGTGACAGGCTAGCGCGGCAGGGCCTACGACACCCCCTGCGCTGCCCCCTGCGTGACTCACTGGTTGCCCTTTCTAGAGGTCAATCTGGTATGAGGTGTTGTCCTGGATCCACCACGGCTGAGCCACCGGTTGCGGGAGATGACTTTGTGGAATGGTGGCTGACGGCTGCCAAATCTACCCCACAGGCGCTGGATAAGGTAACTTCGTCGCTCATTATGCTGACGGCGTAGTGGATTTGGAAGCATCGCAACGCGGTGGTCTTCAACAACGCGCCCCATAGCACGAGTAGTCTCCTCGATATGATTCGATCCAAAGCTCAATCATGGGCCACCGCCGgcgcgattagcttgcaagccttGATCCCCGTTGCTTCGTAGGTCTAGAGATCGTTTGAGTCAAGTTGTATGGTGGGGTGATGGCTCGTCCTGAGCTTGTACATACTTTTAAAAACTatcttttctatcaatgcatcgaaatgcAAAGCTTTTTGCGATTTCGCGAAAAAAGAGTTTTAAATAGGCTGCAGTGGCTGAACTTAATCAAATTAATCATAGTTGTTACTTACCGCCTGATGAAAGAAGTCTGCTCTGAGATCCCATGGCCAGCCAAGCTTCATAAAACATTTCTCTGACCTATGAGGAAGAAAATATTATGCCAGACAGAAAAGGTAAGCAATAACAAATAATAAAATGGGATTACCAAAATTGTTCGTTCAAGTCGTCATAATTTCTCCAAGCTGAGTGACCAGCTGTACCACCTTTACTTCTTTGTGATTCCTTGGGaaagaaaaatggaaaatgtAAGAACAGTGACATTTCCTGAAAGGATAATCTAGTTGTCTCAAACTTTACATACTCACTTTCTGCAGAACCTTGTAGATAGGTTCAATGACAACTTTTAGAAATGATCCCTCTTCTTCAAACCCAGGTGGTGGCTGAAAATAGTTTTCCTCAACCATTTCATTCAACTGATTTGCCATCTGCCAAATTAATAAACTTTCACGAATTGCCAATTTTTATGTATTACAGGCTAGTTAAATGGATGTAAAACCCGTGGTGTACTATACTAGTCCACCTTCATTATTTTGTGATGGAATTGCCTTGTAATGTGGTACTATTCAGATAGACATGCTTATAAATTATAATTGGGTCGTGGTGTGATAATCATGTTCCTGGTAGCTGGCTAGTGATTAAAGCCTCTTTTTCACAACCTTGGGTGATGGAAGTATGAAACTGTGCTAATGACATAAcccttttttttcgagagcacgcatAACCATATTTGTCAAAATCAATAGCAATGGGACAAAGGGGCTGCCAGTAAATATTGAGTTGTTTGTGTTTGTTTTGACCAAAATTGTACATAGCCTAAAGATCAAAGTGATACAGTTGTCTGGCATTGTCAGAATGCAAATTACTAAAggttaaaaaaatctaaaacaaaTCATTAGAGCAAATAAGTTGGAATCAATCTAGGAATTATGAAAGTATATATACCAACAAACAATTTATTTAACTGTAGCTGGAACACTATGCGCGTAACTAAAATAGATCAACCATGATCGATAAGCTATTGAAGTCAGATACTGACTACATAAGTATATGCAaaacatggttttaaaggcgctaAGGCATCTTAGAGcggcttggggggggggggggggggggctctgaCACCAAAGCGACGACTAGGCGGGCGCTTTAGTCGCCTAAAGCGGCCGATTTTCCAAGGCGGAGGGGACGCGCCTTGACGCCTAAgcgacgcctttaaaaccatgatgGAAAAGCTCGAAAAGCTCTTTCTTTTTTAAGGGAACCTTACATGGTGGAATATGTAGCATAAGCACTCAGGCATAAACCGAACATTTGAAGCCTCGCCCCAGATAAGAAGGTACAATCCAATGTGGAGAAGCAttagctgctgcttctttagtgcaCCATCATAATTGATCCTGTGAAAGAGAGAAGTGATATTAAAATGTCGAATGCTACAGGAGATTGAGGGCAATATTATTAAAAAAACTCGAAATCACTACAAAAGACAGGGAAATCAACTTGAGGAAAAACAATGGCACCACTTACATGATTCTTGAACTAAGATGCAAATAGTTACACCATGATTCATAATTTCCAAATATCTTTTCCCCCAAATCATTCACAGTGTCAACCTGAAGTTACCATGCTAGATCAGTGTCAAATTTCCACCATATAAGTACAGAGCAAAAAAGATTCGGTTGAACAAAGCATAGATAAATTCCACAGATAACATGGCTGCAACGAAGGCTTCAAAGGAGCATTATCTTACCAAAGGAAGCCCTTCCTGTCCTGAAGTCCTTGTGCTAATATTTGCAAGCAGTAAAATCATGTTTTCTCTCTGATTTTGCACATTCGAGTTCTACATAAGTAATCATAAATAAGTCAAATATATTTGTCAAGCATATCACCATGTGCACCAGTAAGGCTGGATATAATAACATTCCATTACCTCGTATACAATATCAGAACCTAAATGGGTAAGCAACCATTTACCTGAAATCCAAATGCTAGTGAAAGCCAGTCAAGTAAATCCCGGATAGATTTTCCTTCCCTGTGAATTGAAGACATGTGCGGCTTTTGAAGACCATCTGTGTTCCGTATTGCATCAATAGAACTTTTTATCTACACCATTTACAGCACAAATATGATCATAACTTGCTGTAGATTTTCATAAAGAGTATAAACACAGCAAACAAAATATAACTAACCTCCGGGAGTTCCAGAACTGCTTCGGAAGAACCAGGAAAATTGAGGGGGACTATGTTGTACTTGTAACTCCTGAAATGACCACTCTTTTCCTCAACCACTTTAGCACACTTCATCacctataaaataaaatatgggaGACagtgatgaagaagctcaccaagGGAACCGGTGATCGGTAACTTATAAAGCAATAATCTAGAATCGAGTACCTCAGAATCAACTTTGTTGTTTGTAACATCTTTTAACACTTCATAAAGAGCAGATGCCACTTGGTAATATCTAGCCAATTCGTCACTGAGTTTTCAACAATAAAAATAAGGTGATTGAGACAGTTCACCGCAACAGAAATAGATTATGAGTGCATATTCCTTACAAGTTTGTTCTTTGGGAAGTTCTGATTAAATTATCACAGTAGTGCTTATAAAAtcgttgaatctcctttgcaTCATTGACAAGAAATTGTGTATCATCCTGTCAAACACAGACTAGAGTCAGGTATTCACCACTCATGAAGAGGTTACAGAGCAGGCAGGTTTCAAAAGGAAAAGAGACGAGGAAAGTCTAGACTTAAGAGTACAGCAATTTTGCAAGAATAGTCACATCATATATGCTTCCGACATAAGACACAACAACAGTATTCACTTTTAAAATCGAACTGAATGGAAGAATGCAAGTACATACTAGTATATCTCATGAGTCAAACTCTTGACATAAGCTCCCAGTCTACTCCCATTTGTGAGGCTATGAAACAGCTAATGCAACTCTATATCGTAATTATacattagagaagacttccatcgagtTAGGCTACGAAGAAAATCAAAACAAGAATTTTGGTGGACTCCCACTTTGCCATAACAAGAATAAGAGATATGCAGCAAGTGTTTCCCTTTTTGTTGTCGGTGAAAGCATGATAAGAGAGAAACTAAGATTCTGCCACAATGAAGAAAGGGTAGTAACAGCATCATGATTTCATATAGAGTTGCATAATTGGTCCACGTTGGTTACCTGATCTAGCTTAAGTGACATGTATGTTTTGAACTGCCGAACTCCACGTTGGATAGATGATGGATCCATTCTTTGAACTTTCTTGTAGGCATATTTTCGACCTTGGTACAACATGCATGGTAAATCGAATTTCATATCAGAAAAACATGCAATATTTGATGTAACAATAGACAAAAAAGGAACTGAGGAAGTGAGACGCTAGATGAACACTGAAAGAACCACCCTAGCAACAATTTGGTCCATGATGCAAGTCAGCACGCAATGAAGTAATGAACCATATCAGTTTGGGATCTATGACAATTCAGGAGCGTTGCGCAGTGTATCTAATTACTAGTTGGATCGAGTAGCTTTATCTGAGAAGATATTTTCCACGGGCAAGTGATATACTTGTTGTGAGTTCAGCTGGCCATGGACCAATCTATGGTTTGCAGTTAGTGAAATGGGATAAAATGTCTGCACTCTGAAAGCAGCATACTCAGATGCAATTGGTGCACTCCAAATAGCCTTACATGTAGCTACACGAACTGTATCTAAACCAATCGTATTCAAGCACGCATATGAAATACTGCCCAGATTTCTGACACAGTAACTAGGTAGTACTCCAAACAGGAATCGAGATTAGAACAAACACAGAGCAGAGAAATTCCAAAATCTCAACTAGTCTCTGTTCCGTTCCATTCCATGTCATGTAATGTGGGTCTCGTGACTTACATAGGAAGGCGACCCGCGGGTTGAACGGCTCGACCTCGTCGGCGGCGCGGATGAATGGCATGACCTCGGGGGCAAGGGCGTCGGGCACCCGCTCACCGGGCTCCGCCACGCCCTCCGGGAGCCTCCGCGAAGCCAGCGTCTGCGCCAGCATGTTCCGCCTCCCGCTCactgccatggccgccgcccccgtcgacgtcgaagctgccgccatcgccgccagatACGTGATGGTGGGGGAGATGGTGGGCTCGTCCGCCATTTATACGACATtggaggaggtggcggtggacgGTGGTAGGGTGCTTGCGGGGATGGACAATGGGTATTCCGATTCGAGTCCTCGCCGCGCCGAGGAGGCAAGGAATTTTGTTCGCGGCGTGAGGACTGACTGGCGTGAGGAGGGAAGCGCGCTTGCTTTATGTCTCTCTCTCTAACCTGAACGGCTGAACGAGTTTGCCTTCAGATGCTTTAGGTCAGCATTGGCACTACCTTTAGATGACCACATGGCATATGTGGGTAAGCAATCTCATCGTTGAGTacgagtaagaaggaaaacaaaaaaCTACCTTTAGATGCAAGCAAAAAAAATCGCCGAAAACGCAAAAGCATGGCGTTTAGATGCATTGGTAGAAAAGAAGTTTATATGTACAAGTCCCCTAGAGGACACACCCCACCATATAACTCAAACCAAGAAAAACTAGTCTAGGGGAGGAGTTGAcggacaccccgggctcccgcgtccgcccattgccgcgCATCAGACCTAATGTCGTTGAATAGGGACTCCACCGAAGGCCGCGCATTATCGAAGACCACCGCATTCCGGTGTTTCCAAATCCACCACGCCGTAAGCATGATAATCGACGAAGTTCCTTTGCGCAGTTGGCGGGGGGCGGTTCGCACAGcctgcgaccaccactccgcgaagtcaccctccACCGTGGGAGGAcctgaggtggatcggatccacgagaGGACCTCAAACCACACCATCCTAGAGAAAGAGCACCCAGTGAGCAGATGCGTCATGGTCTCCACAGCCTGGTCGCACAGCGGGCATGTAGGCGCATGCGGTAAGCCCCACCTCGCCAGCCTCTCACCCGTCCAGCATCTGTCCATGCAGGCCAGTCATATGAAGAACTTCACCCTTGGCGGCGCCCAAGATTTCCAATTCAGCCTCCAAGACCCTAACGTGatagcctgatacgtccaatttgcatcactattttgtattataatctactgttatttattgatatatttcatatttagacatgatacttatgttattttatctatttttgcatgtttgatgattttcaCGGGATTTGTCTGCCGGAGCTGGAATTCTCGTTGGAAAAGTGGTCATCAGGGTACCATACTTCGGAAGATCAGAAAATTCCAGAAACTTTcacgaagatcttattttcccgGATGACGGAGATAGCCAGAAGGAGGACCTGAGGGGGGCCACCATTGGGCAATACAATGCccaggcgcggggcccaccctggccgcgtgtcgttgcctattcggcggtagctcggaggagggatcctcacgagggggagaagaagtaggggcaatagggcggagagtcctcgggacggtggtacgcgatttacccagcttcggaccacctgcacgatggcaaggcctactgctgcttgtctggaattatctgagcgctttcgcgttgttaaaatgagttgtggttgtgcctctagggctcccgggatccggcttatatagacgcacagatctagggtttacatggagagtcctagccggattacagattgcctaactacgggACAATATTttgtcgtgtacgtcaaggatccgccttccatctacgtcgtactggatccgggttcctcatgggcctccctggatccggcttcctccgaaggtcggttaggatccggcttactgatcctgggctggacttcatccttcatgatcaacagcaattgggccgcccgatgggccacatgccacatcaccgtctatgggccacccgggcttgccggatctaggcactgtggatggtacacccatgaagtatacccacaacagtagtccccagagttctccgagattctcatcttgtttccgccttgctaaaacTTTAAAGCTTCCGTCAATCTTGGtaacatggggaaacttgaagaactccaactttatATTTTTATCTTTTCCAACTCTCAGTCGGAAATCtcccccatcctgcgggacttcatccatcgacagcatacagcatgtctccgggttactcccctgctgcgGACAAGGGTTTGTTTATCTTCACGTTgcaacccggaatcttaaaaggttcaaacggttccgccaattctggcgtcattttcgcgcgatttgagcggtaacttatccttagccatttttaccgttagggtttgtgacacgtgtcgatcatccaacggtgcgacgcttgcgttccgaccacgggatgcggagcacgaatctcctcccccTCGCCTATAAATATCCGTCGTTCACCCCATTCGCACCCCTTTTCACCTCTCgcacagcgccgcctccgagctcttcCTCCGCCACACCGGAGTTcaccggagtttcgccggagccGTCCCGCCGCCGCGagctgttcttcgtgttcttaagtccggcgagccaccgcagcaaaacctcgccgccggcgacctcAACCACCGCGGAAACCATTCCGGTAAGCACTCAAGCTTTTCCTTCTCGccatagttggtagggatgaactagGTATTTGTCACATTGGATCTGGCTAAGTTTCAGTCTCCCTCGCTCATTGTCTTGGTAGATGTCTTCGTCGACTCCGCCTCCCTCTACCGAGCCGATCGCGGcaaccccaatctcctccgcccctcctccattCATCCCAGTGCAGCTGGAAccctcaaaggattccggcaagagcATCGAAGGGACGTCTGCCAACCCGGAAAACACCGTGGGGGCAGAACAAATGGAACAGAAAGTGGAGGAGGCTGCTGCTAAAAAATCAAAGGCTCGGAAACGAGATGACAAAGGCAAAGGGAAGTGGTGGCCCTGCTTCACCTCAGAGATCGAgctccgcaacctcgaggcggagggtttcATAAAACCCGGATCCTGGCGGACGGTCTCCGGTGAACTGAATCCCgctcccgaagccggagaatgggtggtgaccaaggcgcttATCGAGCGCGGATTCTCTTTCCCGCCCAGTGATTTCTTCTCCGAGATCCTGAAGGCGTACGAGCTCCAGCCTCACCATATTGCTCCGAACAGCTTCTTGGCCATCAGCAACCATGTTGCGTTATGCGAAGGCcactgatgcgtgcaattaacacacgtccgttgggaaccccaagaggaaggtgtgatgcgtacgatagcaagttttccctcgaaagaaaccaaggtttatcgaaccgaggaggaggcaagaagcacgttgaaggttgatggcggcgaagtgtagtgcggcgcaacaccgggattccggcgccaacgtggaacccgcacaacacaatcaaagtactttgccccaacgtaacgagtgaggttgtcaatctcaccggcttgccgtaaacaaaggattaaacgtatcgagtggaagatgatgtttgtttgcgaagaacaagaaagaacaattgcggtagattgtatttcggatgtaaagaataggaccggggtccacagttcacttgtggtgtctctcccataagataaatagcatgttgggtgaacgaattacgcttgggcaattgacaaataaagaaggcataacaatgcacatacatatatcatgatgagtactatgagatttaatcggggcattacgacaaagtacatagaccgctatccaagcatgcatctatgcctaaaaagtccactttgaggttatcatccgaaccccttccggtattaagttgcaagcaacatgacaattgcattaagtatagtgcgtaatgtaatcaacacaaatatccttagacaaagcatcgatgttttatccctagtggcaacagagacatccacaaccttagaactttctcgtcaccgtcccagcatttaatggaggcatgaacccactatcgagcataaatactccctcttggagttacaagtatcaacttggccagagcctctactagcaacggagagcatgcaagaacataaacaactcatatatgatagattgataatcaacttgacatagtattcaatatccatcggatcccaacaaacacaacatgtaggattacaaatagacgatcttgatcatgataggcagctcacaagatcgaacatgatagcacaattaggagaagacgaccatctagctaccgctatggacccatagtccaggggtgaactactcacacatcaatccggaggcgatcatggcgatgaagagccctccgggagatgattcccctctccggcgagggtgccggaggcgatctccggaatcccccgagatgggattggcggcggctgcgtctccggaaggttttccgtatcgtggctctcggcatcgggggtttcgcgacgaagactttaagtaggcgaagaggtaggtcagggggcgccacgaggggcccacacgctagggccgcgcggcccaagccctggccgcgccgccctgttgtgtggccgcctcgtcgccccacttcgtttccctttcggacttccggaagcttcgtggaaaaataaacccccgggcgttgatttcgtccaattccgagaatatttccttactaggatttcgaaaccaaaaacagcagaaaacaaagaatcggctcttcggcatctcatcaataggttagtgccggaaaatgcataataatgacatataatgtgtataaaacatgtgagtatcatcataaaagtagcatggaacataagaaattatagatacgtttgagacgtatcaagcatccccaagcttagttcctactcgccctcgagttggtaaacgataacaatgataatttctgaagtgacatgctatcataatcttgatcaatactattgtaaagcatatgtagtgaatgaagtgattcgaagcaatggtaaatacaatgattaaacaactgaatcatatagcaaagacttttcatgaatagtactttcaagacaagcatcaataagacttgcataagagttaactcataaggcaataaattcttagtagagagctttgaagcaacacaaaggaagatttaagtttcagcgagcttgctttcaacttcaacatgtatatctcatggataattgttaacacaaagtaatatgatgaatgcaaataagcaaatatgtaggaatcaatgcacacggttaacacaagtgtttgcttctaagatggaaggaaataggtaaaccgactcaacaataaagtaaaagaatggcccttcgcagagggaagcgaggattaaatcatgtgctagagcttttgaagttttgaaatcatatagagagcataaaagtaaagttttgagaggtgtttgttgttgtcaacgaatggtagtgggtactctaactaccttatcaaccggactttcaagagcggctcccatgaaggacgttatttctaccaccatggtagatcatccctcttctcttttgtttacacatgcatttattatttatggatgacactcctccccacctttcctttctcaagccatggctaaccgaatcctcgggtgccttccaacaatctcataccatggaggagtgtctattttttttctttttcttttttgtaaaattaagttgctcactgattgatcagggcaaagcatgtgaagagaattattaatgcaagtttattagtcggggctgggaaccccattgccagctctttttgcaaaattattggataagcggatgagccactagtccattggtgaaagtccgtccgaagtaaatgacaagatcgaaagataaaacaccacatacttcctcatgagctataaaacattg contains:
- the LOC124663652 gene encoding callose synthase 7-like, with the protein product MAVSGRRNMLAQTLASRRLPEGVAEPGERVPDALAPEVMPFIRAADEVEPFNPRVAFLCRKYAYKKVQRMDPSSIQRGVRQFKTYMSLKLDQDDTQFLVNDAKEIQRFYKHYCDNLIRTSQRTNFDELARYYQVASALYEVLKDVTNNKVDSEVMKCAKVVEEKSGHFRSYKYNIVPLNFPGSSEAVLELPEIKSSIDAIRNTDGLQKPHMSSIHREGKSIRDLLDWLSLAFGFQNSNVQNQRENMILLLANISTRTSGQEGLPLVDTVNDLGEKIFGNYESWCNYLHLSSRIMINYDGALKKQQLMLLHIGLYLLIWGEASNVRFMPECLCYIFHHMANQLNEMVEENYFQPPPGFEEEGSFLKVVIEPIYKVLQKESQRSKGGTAGHSAWRNYDDLNEQFWSEKCFMKLGWPWDLRADFFHQAGRTTRKPKTNFVEVRTFLHLFRSFNRMWVFFILAFQAMLIISWSSSGSLSGIADVTVFRSVLSVFITAALLNFIKVTLDICLTIQAWGNMEWTQIIRYLLKFFVAIAWIIILPVTYSSSIKNPSGAGKLLNSWTRNWYNQSVYNVAIVIYMGPNILAALLFLLPQLQNVMERSNSRAFILLMWWIQPRLYVARGMSSFGLCCSPASLHSVSMLR